The Calditerrivibrio sp. sequence AAAAAATCCTTTCATTATACCCTGATATCAAAGAGATAAAACATATACCCGTTACAACCTTATCAAAAACTTGCGGCATCCCGATAGATGTTGCCCAAAAGCTAATGGAACATATTGATAAGGCTATAAAAAACAAGGAGGATAACAATGACACTTGAAGGTAAAAAAATACTTATAACAGGTGCAAGTAAAGGGATTGGCGCATCTTTGGCTAAAAAGCTTGCTGATAAAAAAGCGACTCTTTTGTTAACAGCAAGAAGTATGAGTAAAGCCACCGAATTAATAGCCGATCTACAAAAAAAAGAGATCTCTTTTTACACCTTTGATGCGGATCTTTCAAAAGAGGAAGATATAAAAAGTATGTACTACTATTTCACATCAAAAGTAGAAGGTCTTGATATACTGATAAACAACGCAGGACGAGGTATCTACAAACCGATCACAGACGAAACAGCAAAAACTATCAGAGATATTCTAAATCTAAACCTCTTCGGCCTTATCTATACCACAGCCCTCTTTTCCAAAACTATTATTGAAAACAGAGGAACAATTGTAAATATAGCTTCAGTAGCTGGCAGAAAAGGGTTTACAGGTTTGTCCACCTATTGTGCCTCAAAATGGGGTGTTGTAGGATTTTCAGAAAGCCTAAGGGATGAACTCTGTAGTAAAAATGTCAGGGTAATAACTGTAGAACCGGGTCTTGTGGACACAGAATGGGGGGAAGAGCTACCGGAAGGGTTTGTCCAATACAAAAAATCCGTTAATATGCTTACACCAGAGGATGTGGCAAACACCATAGTCTTCGCCTTAGAACAGCCAGAGCATGTCAGTATGAATGAAATACTGATTAGACCTACTAACCAGCCAAGATAAAATATATATCATAAAAAAAGGGGGGCCTAAGCCCCCAGTTTAGCCATTTTTGATAAATTTATACTTCTCTGATTGTAAATAGCTGGAACCAGTACCCGCAGGGATTAATCTACCCATGATAACGTTCTCTTTTAATCCTCTAAGATAATCCACTTTACCTAAACATGCCGCATCTGTTAACACACGGGTTGTTTCCTGGAAGCTTGCAGCTGATATAAAGCTTTCAGTATTCAGAGCAGCCTTTGTAATCCCCTGCAAAATAACCTTACCCTTTGGTGGAACAAGCCCTTGAGCCAAAAGCTCCTGCTGCACTTTTATAAACTCATGCTTATATACCTCTTCATTAGGCATAAAATCAGAATCACCGGGATCCTCTATCATAACCTTTTTTAGCATCTGCTTTACAATAACCTCTATGTGTTTGTCATTGATCGTAACACCTTGTTTACGGTATACCGTCTGTATCTCGTTTACGAGGTATTTCTGCAGTTCATCTTCCCCCAATATGGCCAGAATATCATGGGGGTTTACAAGACCATCCACAATCTGCTCACCTGCTTTTATCCTATCACCATTTCTTACGTTGATATACTTCTGAACAGATATGTTGTACGTTTTTTTATCACCGGTTTCAGGGTTTTCAATGGTAACTTTTCTCATACCTTTTGAAATACCTTCGATCTTCACTATACCGTCTATTTCAGCAATAATCGCTGATTCCTTTGGTTTTCTAGCTTCAAAAAGCTCCGATACTCTCGGAAGACCCACAGTGATGTCCTTTGTCTTCATTGTTTCTTTTGGGATCTTAGCGATTATATCACCAGGAAGAACATACGAACCTTCATCACAGTTTATAATTGCTCCAACAGGCAGTATATATCTGTGTATCGTTTTGTTGTCTTTATCTTTTATAGAAATTCGTGGTTGTCTCTTTTCTCTGGTATTACTGATAATGATCTTTTGGGATACACCGGTAATCTGGTCTATCTCCTCCTTCAAAGTTTCCCCTTCTATAATATCACCGTATGCCACACGACCTTCATACTCAGTCAGAATAACAGAAACATACGGATCCCACTCTGCAAGCATTGCCCCTTGCTTAACCTCATCCCCTTCAGCCACATGTAACCTTGTACCGTAAGTCACTACAAATTTTTCCAATATTCTACCGTTTTTATCTACAAGCTGCAATAAGCCATTCCTGTTCATCACAACGTTTTGACCAAACCTATTCTTAATCACCTTTACATCCACAAGCTGAACAATACCACCAAATTTAGCATGGATATTGGAAGCCTCAGTGGTAGTAGAAGCCGCACCACCAATATGGAAGGTTCTCATCGTAAGCTGAGTACCCGGTTCACCTATAGATTGAGCAGCAATTATACCAACAGCTTCCCCAATCTCTACTGGTCGCTTGGTAGCAAGATCCATACCGTAGCAGTACTTACAAACACCATGTTCAAGTTCACAGGTAAGCACACTTCTAATCTTTATCCTATCTATGGCACGCTCTTCCAATATTTTTACAGTTTTATCATCTATCAAAGTGTTGGCTGGCACTATGAGTTCATCGGTTATAGGGTCGTAAACATCATCCAATGTGTACCTACCATATACCCTTTCACCAAGAGGTTCTATAATTTCACTACCTTCCATAAGGGCTGTCATCTCAATACCTCTAATGGTGCCACAATCCTCTTCCATCACTATAACATCTTGGGAAACATCCACAAGTCTTCTTGTCAGATATCCAGCATTAGCAGTTTTCAGTGCAGTGTCAGCAAGACCTTTTCTTGCACCATGGGTAGAGTTGAAATATTCTGAAACTGTGAGACCTTCCCTAAAGTTTGAGATAATTGGTGTCTCAATAATCTCACCGGATGGTTTAGCCATAAGACCCCTCATGCCTGCAAGCTGGCTAATCTGGGCTTTACTACCCCTTGCACCCGAGTGGGCCATAACATAAATGGGGTTGTAAAATCTTTTCCTCTTCTCCGTTTGGGACTTATCACCACCCTGCTCTTCAATCGTCTTCATAAGATGGGCAGCTATTTTATCGTTTGTGGTGGACCATATCTCTATGATCTGGTTGTATCGTTCACCTTTGGTCAAAGCACCTTCCCTGTAACTTTCCTCTATCTGAAGAACACTCTGCATTGCAGCATCGATCAGTTCCTGTTTTTCCTTTGGGATAATCAGGTCATCGATACATATAGAAAACCCTGCCATAGTAGAATATTTAAAACCAAGATCTTTTAAGTTATCAAGAAATTTTGCAGTTTCGTAATTACCCAGCTTATTATAGATCTCCTCCACCATCTTTGTAATCTTTTTCTTCTCCAATACGTCATTTACTATATCAAAAGGCAGCTCCTTAGGTACTATCTGATAAAGGATGACCCTACCTGTTGTGGTATCGTAAATCTTTCCATTGATTCTAACTTTGATAAAGGCATTTATATCGACAACACCCTGATCGTATGCGACAATCACCTCTTCTTCGGAACTAAAGATCATCCCCTCACCTTTAGCATTCTTAACCCCTCGACTTAAATAGTATATCCCCAATACCATGTCCTGTGTAGGAACAGCGAGGGGTTTACCACTTGCAGGGGAAAGTATGTTATACGGGGCAAGCATAAGTACCTTTGCCTCGAGTTGGGCATCTATAGACAATGGCACATGAACAGCCATCTGGTCTCCGTCAAAGTCGGCGTTAAAAGCTGGACAAACGAGGGGGTGCAGTTGAATAGCTTTACCTTCTACAAGTACAGGTTCAAAAGCCTGAATACCTAATCTATGTAAGGTAGGGGCTCTGTTTAGCAACACAGGGTGTTCTTTAATAACCTCTTCCAGTACATCCCAGACCTCTTCACGCTGCTCTTCAACCATCCTCTTAGCTTGTTTTATAGTCAGCGCGAGCCCTTTTTCCTTTTCAAGTTTGTAGTAGATAAAAGGCTTGAAAAGCTCGAGGGCCATAAGTTTTGGGATACCACACTGGTGCATCTTCAGATGAGGTCCAGCAACGATAACAGAACGACCTGAGTAATCTACTCTTTTACCCAAAAGGTTTTGTCTGAACCTACCCTGTTTACCCTTTATCATATCGCTAAGAGACTTAAGCGGTCTTTTGTTGGACCCTCTGATGATTCTACCTCTTCTACCATTATCAAAAAGGGCATCAACAGCCTCTTGAAGCATCCTCTTTTCATTACGTATAATGATCTCGGGAGCATTTAGCTCTATCAAACGTTTAAGTCTATTATTCCTATTTATAACCCTTCTATAGAGATCATTTAAATCACTTGTAGCAAATCTACCCCCATCGAGGGGAACAAGGGGCCTAAGTTCCGGTGGTATTACAGGTATAACATCCATCACCATCCATTCCGGCTTATTGCCACTTTTTCTAAAGGCTTCCATCACTTTGAGCCTTTTGGCGATCTTGACCTTTTTCTGTTCACTATTTGTTTCCCTTAGCTCAGCTTTGAGTTCAGGTATAGCAATATCCAAATCTATCTTTTTGAGCAGATCCTTAATCGCCTCAGCACCCATTTTAGCTACTATTGAATTTGGACCATACTTATCTATGATCTGCCTGTATCTCTCCTCACTGATAACCTCATTTTCAGCTACCTCTTTCACCTGTTTGGGATCGATAACAACATACGATTCAAAATACACAATCCTCTCTATATCCTTTACACTCATATCCAATATAGTTCCAATTCGGCTGGGGGAGCTTTTGAAAAACCAGATGTGCACAACAG is a genomic window containing:
- a CDS encoding SDR family oxidoreductase, with protein sequence MTLEGKKILITGASKGIGASLAKKLADKKATLLLTARSMSKATELIADLQKKEISFYTFDADLSKEEDIKSMYYYFTSKVEGLDILINNAGRGIYKPITDETAKTIRDILNLNLFGLIYTTALFSKTIIENRGTIVNIASVAGRKGFTGLSTYCASKWGVVGFSESLRDELCSKNVRVITVEPGLVDTEWGEELPEGFVQYKKSVNMLTPEDVANTIVFALEQPEHVSMNEILIRPTNQPR
- the rpoC gene encoding DNA-directed RNA polymerase subunit beta', with protein sequence MAKEILNQEKSPTFFDAIRIKIASPEKIREWSNGEVTKPETINYRTFKPERDGLFCAKIFGPVKDWECLCGKYKRMKHRGIVCEKCGVEVIQSKVRRERMGHIELASPVVHIWFFKSSPSRIGTILDMSVKDIERIVYFESYVVIDPKQVKEVAENEVISEERYRQIIDKYGPNSIVAKMGAEAIKDLLKKIDLDIAIPELKAELRETNSEQKKVKIAKRLKVMEAFRKSGNKPEWMVMDVIPVIPPELRPLVPLDGGRFATSDLNDLYRRVINRNNRLKRLIELNAPEIIIRNEKRMLQEAVDALFDNGRRGRIIRGSNKRPLKSLSDMIKGKQGRFRQNLLGKRVDYSGRSVIVAGPHLKMHQCGIPKLMALELFKPFIYYKLEKEKGLALTIKQAKRMVEEQREEVWDVLEEVIKEHPVLLNRAPTLHRLGIQAFEPVLVEGKAIQLHPLVCPAFNADFDGDQMAVHVPLSIDAQLEAKVLMLAPYNILSPASGKPLAVPTQDMVLGIYYLSRGVKNAKGEGMIFSSEEEVIVAYDQGVVDINAFIKVRINGKIYDTTTGRVILYQIVPKELPFDIVNDVLEKKKITKMVEEIYNKLGNYETAKFLDNLKDLGFKYSTMAGFSICIDDLIIPKEKQELIDAAMQSVLQIEESYREGALTKGERYNQIIEIWSTTNDKIAAHLMKTIEEQGGDKSQTEKRKRFYNPIYVMAHSGARGSKAQISQLAGMRGLMAKPSGEIIETPIISNFREGLTVSEYFNSTHGARKGLADTALKTANAGYLTRRLVDVSQDVIVMEEDCGTIRGIEMTALMEGSEIIEPLGERVYGRYTLDDVYDPITDELIVPANTLIDDKTVKILEERAIDRIKIRSVLTCELEHGVCKYCYGMDLATKRPVEIGEAVGIIAAQSIGEPGTQLTMRTFHIGGAASTTTEASNIHAKFGGIVQLVDVKVIKNRFGQNVVMNRNGLLQLVDKNGRILEKFVVTYGTRLHVAEGDEVKQGAMLAEWDPYVSVILTEYEGRVAYGDIIEGETLKEEIDQITGVSQKIIISNTREKRQPRISIKDKDNKTIHRYILPVGAIINCDEGSYVLPGDIIAKIPKETMKTKDITVGLPRVSELFEARKPKESAIIAEIDGIVKIEGISKGMRKVTIENPETGDKKTYNISVQKYINVRNGDRIKAGEQIVDGLVNPHDILAILGEDELQKYLVNEIQTVYRKQGVTINDKHIEVIVKQMLKKVMIEDPGDSDFMPNEEVYKHEFIKVQQELLAQGLVPPKGKVILQGITKAALNTESFISAASFQETTRVLTDAACLGKVDYLRGLKENVIMGRLIPAGTGSSYLQSEKYKFIKNG